The genomic DNA GATAAACAAATCTTCAGGCCCGTGGTGGGCGATTTCCCCGATATCCATCAGATCGTTAGTCATACGGGAGACGAGATGCCCTGTTTTGTTATTATCAAAAAAACGGAAGGATTGCTTTTGAATTCGATCAAACAGCTTTTTACGCATGTCCGATTCGATGTTAATTCCCAGCTTATGGCCCCAATAGGTAACCACGTAATTTAATCCGGCACTGACTACATAAATACCAAGAAGTCCTAAACAAGCATATAAAATCCATTTCCAGTTCCCGCTAGGCAGCAAATCATCGACCACCCGGTTGACGGCAAGTGGGAAAGCCAACTCCAGCAGTGCAGCCAGCAAGGCGCAAGAGAAATCAATAATAAACAAAGTCCGGTAAGGACGGTAATATTCAAAAAAACGTTTTAACATGTATATGACTTCTCCTTTCTTATTTCAAGTGATTATTTAGGATCAACGGAAAGCATGTTAACCGCTTCATCCAGCGATTTGTCAATCGCAAGCGGTGAGTACGTAAACCACGGGTCAGCTTTGATGAAATATACTTTGTGGTTTTTAACCGCAGGGAGGTTTCTCCACAGTGCGCTTTGCTCGATTTCCTTGAGGATTCCATCCTTGGTCTCTTCATCATAAACCAGCATAATAATTCGATCCCCTGACAGTTCAGGCAGCTTTTCCATTGAAATGCTATCGTAAACGAAATTAAAGTTCGGGTCCTTCGCCAGCTTTTGGCGTATGTACTCAGGAGGATTCAATTCCAGTGAACGGTAAATGACATGTCCTACATTCCGCGCCCCGTACACTCTTAGCACATCCTTACCGTAAGTCATGTAAATCGTGACCGTTTCACCTTTCTTAAATTTTCCAGCCAGCTTCTTCCGCCCTTCGGCAGCCTTTTGATCCAGATTAGCAATCCACTGCTCAGCTTCCTTGTCCTTACCGAGTACGGCAGCAACATCCCGAAATTGCTTAAACACATCCCCTTTCATAAAAGAAATGACTACAGTTGGTGCAATTTTTTCCAGTTGTTCCTTCACTTCGGGAGTGGTGTCTTCTGTTATTAGGATCAGGTCTGGTTGTAGCTCCAGCACCTTTTCTACATTTGTCGGGTTCCCAATATCCGCAATTCCGTCAATCTTTCCTTTTAAATATTCGCCCTCCAACAAATGGGAAGCGGCACCTACCGGTTTAACTCCTAAGGCCAGTATCGCATCCAAATATTGCGTCGTAATAACTCGTTGCGGATTTACAGGGATATTGATCTTGTTGCCAGTGGCATCTGTATATTCACGCATGGCAACCGTTTGGGATTGTCCGGATGGATCCTTAGTGTCGATCTTTTCGTTCGGATGGTTGTTGCTAGCTGCGTTTCCACAAGCACCCAGTACAACCGTCAGCAGAACCACAAGACAAAGCGTGATTCCCCATTTTAATCTGTTACTTTGTTGCATATTACAAATCCTCCTTAGTTATATATATCGAAAATGATAGTGATTCTCATTATCATACAATTGTTATTCTATCTTTTACTGCTACTTCTTACAACATTAAAATTAAAAACTTCCATATTATACGAAGCAAATGATTCCTGACTCATAAAAAAACGGACTGATCGCATTCTCGCATCAGCCCGGAATCTTAAATATATGGGGACATACGCCCGTTTTATTTCTTCTGATCCACCAGCTCCAGCTTGGCAGGAATTGATTTTTTCACGGTTTTACCTTGGAGTACATCCTGTGCCGCTCGAACCGCCAATTGTCCAATCAGTTCAGGTTGTTGAGCTACGGTTGCCGTGAGCTTGCCCTCCTTAATCGATTTAAGTGCATCCTCGTTGCCGTCAAAGCCGATCACTGGAATATTTTTACCAGAGCTTTGAATGGCTTCAATTGCCCCAAGCGCCATTTCATCATTATGGGCAAATACCGCCTGAACGTCCGGGTTGCCTTGCAGCAGGTTTTCCATGACATTCAAACCCTTGGTCCGGTCAAAATCGGCCGACTGTTTGGCAATAACGTTCAGTTCCTTATCCGCTACTTCGTGGAAGCCTTTACCCCGCTCACGGGTAGCCGATGCACCTGGTACGCCTTCCAGCTCAATGACCTTGGCACCTTTTCCGACTTGATCGATCACGTATCTGGCAGCCATACGTCCACCCTCTACATTGTCCGAAGCGACAAGCGCTTTTACATCTCCTTTGTCAGCAGAACGATCCAGCGTAATGACCGGGATGTTCAAAGCATTAGCGGATTGAACAACCGTGGAGATAGCCGACGAATCTGTAGGGTTAATTAACAATGCATTTACGCCTTGCTGGATCAGATCGTCCACATCATTGCTTTGTTTCGCCGAATCATTTTGCGCATCGACGACAATGACTTGCAATCCTTGTTTTTTGGCTTCTGCAACGACTCCGTCTTTAAGAGAAACAAAGAATGGATTGTTCAGCGTTGAGATGGACAAGCCGATTTTGATCTCCTTCAAGTTCGCACCTGCTTTGGGCTTTGCCCATTCCGGCGGTTCCAGAGAACAACCCGTCATCAGCAGGAGCAGCAAGGCTGTCATGATTAATGTAAGTTTTTTCATATATGTGATCTCCTTCTATGCAGATTAGGCGTATTAAGCTGATTTCTTACGGTCAATCAATACAGCAATGGCGATTACAATCCCCTTGACCACCATTTGATAAAAAGAGTTCACTCCCAGTAAATTCAAGCCATTGTTCAGCGTCCCGATAATAAGTACACCGATCAACGTACCTACGATTCGTCCGCGTCCCCCTGACAAGCTTGTTCCGCCCAGTACGACAGCCGCAATGGCATCCAGTTCATATGAAGTACCTGCTGTCGGCTGTGCGGAGTTCAAACGTGAGGTCAAAATAGCACCCGCCAAAGCAGAGAGCATTCCAGCCAGAGAGTAAATCCAAATTTTCACGCGCGGTACTTTAATACCGGATACAATCGAAGCCTTCTCGTTACCACCGATGGCATACGTTTTGCGTCCAAACGGCGTTTTATGCAAAATGATCCACAGTACGGCAAAGGTAATGAGCATTGTAATCGCCGGAACCGGAATGCCAAACTGGTAACCGCGGCCGAACAACTGAAATACCAGACTGTCTCCGAGTCCCGTAATCGGATTACCGTTGGTATAGACCAGTGTCAATCCTCTAAAAATAGTCATGGTCGCCAATGTAGCAATAAACGGAGCCATTTTACCTTTGGTGATCATCAAGCCATTAATCATCCCCATGACGCCACCCAGCGCACAACCAATGATAATTGCCAAAATCGGATCGAAGCCGGCCAGCATCATATTCGCGACAAACGCACTGGATAGAGCTAGGATCGAGCCAACAGACAAATCAATCCCGCCTGTGAGAATCACGAAGGTCATACCAAACGCAATCAGCGCATTAATAGATACTTGGCGCAACAAATTCAGAATATTAAGCGGTTCCAAAAAGCTGGGATTCAAGACCGATACGATGATGACCAAAATAATGAGTCCCAGCAACGGGCCGAGCTTTTGTGTAATTTGCGACATTTGAAACCCTTTGCCACCTTTTGTTTCATTCATGGTTGTCATATTACTGTCCTCCTGTAGCTAACGTCATAATGTGTTCTTGCGTGGCTTTTTCCCTGCTCAGTTCCCCGGTGATTTGTCCCTCATGCACCACGATAATACGATCGCTCATGCCGAGCACCTCGGGAAGTTCTGAGGATACCATGATGATCGCTACTCCGCGCTCGGTCAGCTCGTTCATCAACTGGTAGATTTCCCGTTTGGCACCTACATCCACGCCTCTTGTCGGTTCGTCAAGAATAAGTACGCTTGGGCCAATGCCCACCCATTTGGCGATCACCACTTTTTGCTGATTGCCACCTGACAAACTGCGTACCGTCGTTTCGCCTGATTGAGTTTTTATCTGTAAGCGCTTAATTAATGTATTAACAAAATCCAGCTCTTTTTTGCCTGAAATAAATCCTTTCGACGTAAAGCTGAACAGATTGGGTAGCACCATGTTTTCCCGGATCGAAAAATCCAGCACCAATCCCTCATCCTTGCGGTCCTCTGTAATAAAGCCAATTCCCAGCTTCACCGCGTCATCCGGCTTGCGGATCGTCACCTTTTTTCCACGCACATGAATTTCACCGCTATCCAAAGCATCCAGTCCAAAAAGCGCTCGCATGATTTCTGTCCGTCCCGAACCCATCAAGCCTGAAAAGCCCACAATTTCCCCGGATCGCACGGTAAAATTCACATTTTTAAAAATACTTTTGTGCGAGGCATTTTTGACCTCCAGCACCACTTCTCCCAAAGCAGGTGTTCTCGCCGGATAGCGCTCAGTTAGCTCCCTGCCAACCATTTTCCGCACAACCTCATCAAAATCAGTATCGGGAATCGCTTGGGTATCCACTGTTTTTCCGTCACGCATGACGGTAATCCGGTCGCAGATTTCGAATATTTCCTCCATCCGATGTGAAATATACACAATGGAAACGCCTTCTTTTTTCAAGGAAATAATAACCTCAAACAGCTTTTGAATCTCCCGTTCGGTTAACGCGGCTGTTGGTTCATCCATTACGATCACTTTGGCATCCGTCATCAATGCTTTGGCTATTTCGATCATCTGCTGTTGACCCACGGAGCACTCGCCTGCTTCACCATTCAAAGGAAGATTCACGGCAAGCTTAGCGAATTGCTCGTTTGCTAACGCTTTCATTTTGGTGCTGTCGAGTAACCCCCACTTGGATGTCATTTCCTTGCCGATAAACAGATTTTCCAGCACGGTCATTTCCGGCCACACATTCAGCTCCTGGTGAATAAAAGCAATCCCCTTTTGTTCGGCCTCTTTAGGGTTAGCAAAATAAGTTTCCTGACCGTCAATGATAATCGTCCCTTCATCACGGTGATGCAGTCCGATTAAAATATTCATCAGCGTTGATTTACCTGCACCATTTTCACCCATGAGTGCATGAACCTCACCTTCACGGAGATCAAAATCCACACCGCTCAGCACCTGATTGGTACCAAAGGCTTTGTGAATTCCCTTCATTTGAATATGCATGCTGTCCCCTCCTTTTTATATAAAATTAACTTATCCAAAATAGGCTTATCCAAAATAGGCTTATCCAAAATAAACCCCTGCCTGCAAAATACAATTGGCAAACGGCTTAGCTTCTCCTGTGCGAATGACTACCTTGGCATGACGGGTCAACTCCTTGAATTGCTCATGCGAACAAAACTCAATGGCGGCAGTTTGCGCCGTGGTCTGCGAATTTTCTGACTCTTCCTTTGTAAATGTGCGGATAATATACTGTAGAGCTTCATCATTCTCCTGTTTCATTTCTTCAGCCAACGTTACCTTTTCGATCACCATGTCAGCTGCGATCACATCAACGACATCTTGAAAGGATGGTACGCCCCATTTGAGAGCCAAATCAATTTTAGTAACGCCTTCAGGAATAGGTAAGCCGGCATCGGCCACGACAATATAGTCCGTGTGGCCGAGATCCGACAGTACCTTGGATATATGACTGTTCAGAATTCCATGTTTTTTCATATTATAATTGTTCCTCCACTTCACGCCGTGTTGGCATACCACCCTGTGCTCCAAATTTGGTAACGGACAGCGATGCAGCACGATTGGCGAATTTCACACTGTCTGCCAGTGATTTCCCCTCAGCCAGCGCCACGGCAAATGCAGCGTTAAATGTATCCCCTGCACCTGTCGTATCCACGGCTTCTACTTTATAGGTAGGAACAACGACCTCCTGTTCTCCGTCGAAAAACCGTACACCGTTGCTGCCTTCAGTAACAAACAGCTTGTTCGGATATTGACGCAGAGCCTCTTGAAGGCTTTGGCCCTTAAACATAATAGCGGCTTCATGCTCATTGGGAGTAATGTATGTCGCATTCTCAATCACACTTACTTCCACCTCACGAGCCGGAGCGGGATTCAGCAACAGCGGCACCTCATACTTGGCGCAAATTTTGCTCACGTATACGACCGTTTCCTCCGGTATTTCCTGTTGGATGAGCACCATATCCGAATTTCGGATTACATCGAGCGCTTCTTCTACATAGGCTGGAGTTATTTCATTATTCGCTGCTTTTACAACGACAATACTGTTATCCCCTTCAGCCAGTACAATATGTGCTGTGCCGCTTTCCATATGTGTAACCGGTTTCACATAGCCAGCATGAACACGATTTTCTTCAAAGTTCCGTAAAATCTGTTGGCCAAAATGGTCATCCCCTACGCGTCCAATCATCGTAACGTCCGCTCCAAGACGGGCTGCGGCTACTGCCTGATTGGCTCCTTTCCCTCCGGGTACGGTTGCAAAGCTTTCACCCAGTACGGTTTCTCCTGCGCCGGGGCGCTTGGAGGTAGTCACTACAAGATCCATCGAGCT from Paenibacillus sp. FSL R10-2782 includes the following:
- a CDS encoding ABC transporter substrate-binding protein, which gives rise to MQQSNRLKWGITLCLVVLLTVVLGACGNAASNNHPNEKIDTKDPSGQSQTVAMREYTDATGNKINIPVNPQRVITTQYLDAILALGVKPVGAASHLLEGEYLKGKIDGIADIGNPTNVEKVLELQPDLILITEDTTPEVKEQLEKIAPTVVISFMKGDVFKQFRDVAAVLGKDKEAEQWIANLDQKAAEGRKKLAGKFKKGETVTIYMTYGKDVLRVYGARNVGHVIYRSLELNPPEYIRQKLAKDPNFNFVYDSISMEKLPELSGDRIIMLVYDEETKDGILKEIEQSALWRNLPAVKNHKVYFIKADPWFTYSPLAIDKSLDEAVNMLSVDPK
- the rbsB gene encoding ribose ABC transporter substrate-binding protein RbsB → MKKLTLIMTALLLLLMTGCSLEPPEWAKPKAGANLKEIKIGLSISTLNNPFFVSLKDGVVAEAKKQGLQVIVVDAQNDSAKQSNDVDDLIQQGVNALLINPTDSSAISTVVQSANALNIPVITLDRSADKGDVKALVASDNVEGGRMAARYVIDQVGKGAKVIELEGVPGASATRERGKGFHEVADKELNVIAKQSADFDRTKGLNVMENLLQGNPDVQAVFAHNDEMALGAIEAIQSSGKNIPVIGFDGNEDALKSIKEGKLTATVAQQPELIGQLAVRAAQDVLQGKTVKKSIPAKLELVDQKK
- the rbsC gene encoding ribose ABC transporter permease RbsC → MTTMNETKGGKGFQMSQITQKLGPLLGLIILVIIVSVLNPSFLEPLNILNLLRQVSINALIAFGMTFVILTGGIDLSVGSILALSSAFVANMMLAGFDPILAIIIGCALGGVMGMINGLMITKGKMAPFIATLATMTIFRGLTLVYTNGNPITGLGDSLVFQLFGRGYQFGIPVPAITMLITFAVLWIILHKTPFGRKTYAIGGNEKASIVSGIKVPRVKIWIYSLAGMLSALAGAILTSRLNSAQPTAGTSYELDAIAAVVLGGTSLSGGRGRIVGTLIGVLIIGTLNNGLNLLGVNSFYQMVVKGIVIAIAVLIDRKKSA
- a CDS encoding sugar ABC transporter ATP-binding protein, coding for MHIQMKGIHKAFGTNQVLSGVDFDLREGEVHALMGENGAGKSTLMNILIGLHHRDEGTIIIDGQETYFANPKEAEQKGIAFIHQELNVWPEMTVLENLFIGKEMTSKWGLLDSTKMKALANEQFAKLAVNLPLNGEAGECSVGQQQMIEIAKALMTDAKVIVMDEPTAALTEREIQKLFEVIISLKKEGVSIVYISHRMEEIFEICDRITVMRDGKTVDTQAIPDTDFDEVVRKMVGRELTERYPARTPALGEVVLEVKNASHKSIFKNVNFTVRSGEIVGFSGLMGSGRTEIMRALFGLDALDSGEIHVRGKKVTIRKPDDAVKLGIGFITEDRKDEGLVLDFSIRENMVLPNLFSFTSKGFISGKKELDFVNTLIKRLQIKTQSGETTVRSLSGGNQQKVVIAKWVGIGPSVLILDEPTRGVDVGAKREIYQLMNELTERGVAIIMVSSELPEVLGMSDRIIVVHEGQITGELSREKATQEHIMTLATGGQ
- the rbsD gene encoding D-ribose pyranase, translating into MKKHGILNSHISKVLSDLGHTDYIVVADAGLPIPEGVTKIDLALKWGVPSFQDVVDVIAADMVIEKVTLAEEMKQENDEALQYIIRTFTKEESENSQTTAQTAAIEFCSHEQFKELTRHAKVVIRTGEAKPFANCILQAGVYFG
- the rbsK gene encoding ribokinase → MAKITIVGSSSMDLVVTTSKRPGAGETVLGESFATVPGGKGANQAVAAARLGADVTMIGRVGDDHFGQQILRNFEENRVHAGYVKPVTHMESGTAHIVLAEGDNSIVVVKAANNEITPAYVEEALDVIRNSDMVLIQQEIPEETVVYVSKICAKYEVPLLLNPAPAREVEVSVIENATYITPNEHEAAIMFKGQSLQEALRQYPNKLFVTEGSNGVRFFDGEQEVVVPTYKVEAVDTTGAGDTFNAAFAVALAEGKSLADSVKFANRAASLSVTKFGAQGGMPTRREVEEQL